In one Saccharibacillus brassicae genomic region, the following are encoded:
- a CDS encoding DUF1883 domain-containing protein, which produces MNYTSYELGYLSGNEVVEVTLIGTEANVKLLDTGNFNAYRSRRRHSYYGGHYNASPARIRVPHAGHWHVTVDLGGYRGHVRSSVKILS; this is translated from the coding sequence ATGAATTACACTTCCTACGAATTAGGGTACTTGAGTGGAAATGAGGTTGTTGAAGTGACTCTTATCGGAACAGAAGCAAATGTCAAGTTGCTTGATACAGGAAACTTCAACGCTTATCGTAGCCGACGGAGACACTCTTATTACGGAGGACATTACAATGCCTCGCCAGCAAGAATTAGAGTTCCACATGCAGGACACTGGCATGTTACAGTTGACTTGGGCGGATATAGAGGCCATGTTCGTTCCTCTGTGAAGATTCTTTCCTAA
- a CDS encoding type II toxin-antitoxin system RnlB family antitoxin, whose translation MENYELLNFKSDRRKVVLSTSYASPLGSVYLISNELAKENYHGEVLFDLLLSNGFNPNRFLSMVFDGERLVSQTTKIINEIPKSLLIEIYEFYYEHIEYIEKSSLPDIQKYLLKNNKVAENLSSS comes from the coding sequence ATGGAGAACTATGAACTGCTTAATTTTAAAAGCGACCGTCGCAAAGTAGTCTTGTCTACTTCTTATGCCAGTCCTCTTGGTAGTGTATATCTCATTTCTAATGAATTAGCCAAAGAAAATTATCATGGGGAAGTACTTTTTGATCTTCTTCTGAGCAACGGATTTAATCCAAATAGGTTCTTATCTATGGTTTTTGACGGAGAACGATTAGTATCTCAAACAACCAAAATAATTAACGAAATTCCTAAGTCTTTACTAATTGAGATATATGAGTTCTACTACGAACATATAGAATATATTGAAAAAAGTAGTTTGCCTGATATACAAAAATATTTGTTAAAAAACAATAAAGTGGCTGAAAACCTTAGTTCAAGTTGA
- a CDS encoding hemolysin family protein, whose product MDGSIALNLFLVAVFIGLTAFFVGAEFAILKVRMSRLDQLVADGNKKAVMAKKVAQDLDYYLSACQLGITITALVLGALGEPTVEKMLHPVFDHFEVPAAAATVLSYTIALALVTFLHVVLGELAPKTLAIQFAEKMTLMLAPWLYRFGRMTAPFIRLLNGSATLLLRLFGVKPAGHESVHSEEELKWLVEQSYESGEINKTEQQYLNNIFAFDDRTLREIMIPSDKIVKIAKEVPQSELIEKLSEHEYTRYPVTNGNPDLFIGFVHSKEVLTAIAAGRDGRIEGFIHKLPQFTETATLREVMLSMQANRVHMASVSDAGGRTIGLVTMEDILEEIVGDIRDEADGVRLPLAPL is encoded by the coding sequence TTGGACGGATCAATTGCGTTAAACTTGTTTTTGGTGGCCGTGTTTATCGGCCTGACCGCCTTTTTCGTCGGTGCTGAATTTGCCATATTGAAAGTGCGCATGTCGAGGCTCGACCAACTGGTCGCGGACGGCAACAAGAAAGCGGTCATGGCGAAGAAAGTCGCCCAGGACCTCGATTATTACCTGTCTGCCTGCCAGCTCGGCATTACGATTACCGCTCTCGTGCTCGGCGCGCTCGGGGAACCGACCGTCGAGAAAATGCTGCATCCGGTCTTCGATCATTTCGAAGTTCCGGCCGCGGCCGCGACCGTGCTGTCGTATACGATCGCGCTTGCGCTCGTGACGTTCCTGCACGTCGTGCTCGGGGAACTCGCGCCCAAGACGCTGGCGATCCAGTTCGCCGAGAAGATGACGCTCATGCTCGCTCCGTGGCTGTACCGCTTCGGACGGATGACCGCTCCTTTTATCCGTCTGCTTAACGGTTCCGCGACGCTGCTGCTTCGGTTGTTCGGCGTCAAGCCGGCCGGCCACGAATCGGTGCACTCGGAAGAAGAACTGAAATGGCTCGTCGAACAAAGTTACGAGAGCGGCGAGATCAACAAAACGGAACAGCAGTACCTCAACAACATTTTCGCTTTCGACGACCGTACGCTGCGCGAAATCATGATTCCTTCGGACAAGATCGTCAAAATCGCGAAGGAAGTGCCGCAGAGCGAACTGATCGAGAAATTGAGCGAACACGAATATACCCGTTATCCGGTCACGAACGGCAACCCGGATCTGTTCATCGGCTTCGTGCACAGCAAGGAAGTGCTGACCGCCATCGCGGCGGGGCGGGACGGCCGGATCGAAGGCTTTATCCACAAGCTGCCGCAGTTCACGGAGACCGCCACGCTGCGCGAAGTCATGCTCAGCATGCAGGCGAACCGCGTGCATATGGCTTCCGTGTCGGACGCGGGCGGCCGCACGATCGGCCTCGTGACGATGGAAGACATTCTGGAAGAGATCGTCGGCGATATTCGCGACGAAGCGGACGGCGTGCGTCTGCCGCTCGCTCCGCTGTAA
- a CDS encoding sulfurtransferase produces the protein MQNIVSNKWLLARLYEPEQTIVDCRFTLGQPEAGRAAYEQDHIPGAVHLDLKQDLSAEAGDHGGRHPLPEPEAFAARLAKLGIGNDTRVVAYDDEGGMNAARLWWMLRWLGHENVTVLDGGFSHWKQAGFPVDDKQAVRVPATFTPNVQHHLLTDVNEVQRIVGTLKAERIVESVHEEMAAERGEVPVQDIEIPAAVDPRVFFTPVLIDSRAHDRYLGQNETMDQVGGHIPGAVNFFWKDLLKEDGTYKDAEELGRHFEGIDRDAEIVVYCGSGVSACPNVLALEQAGFKSVRLYAGSWSDWISYGDNPIATGEEV, from the coding sequence ATGCAAAATATCGTATCGAACAAATGGCTGCTGGCGAGACTTTACGAGCCGGAGCAGACGATCGTGGACTGCCGCTTTACGCTCGGACAACCCGAAGCGGGGCGGGCCGCCTACGAACAGGACCATATTCCGGGAGCCGTGCATCTGGATCTCAAGCAGGATCTGTCCGCCGAAGCCGGCGATCACGGAGGGCGCCATCCGCTGCCGGAACCGGAAGCGTTCGCGGCGAGACTCGCGAAGCTCGGCATCGGCAACGACACGCGCGTCGTCGCTTACGACGACGAAGGCGGCATGAACGCGGCCCGGCTGTGGTGGATGCTGCGCTGGCTCGGACACGAGAACGTAACCGTACTGGACGGCGGGTTCTCGCATTGGAAGCAGGCCGGTTTCCCGGTCGACGACAAACAGGCCGTCCGCGTGCCCGCGACGTTCACGCCCAACGTGCAGCATCATCTGCTGACCGACGTGAACGAAGTGCAGCGCATCGTCGGCACGCTCAAGGCCGAACGCATCGTCGAGAGCGTACACGAAGAAATGGCGGCCGAGCGCGGCGAAGTGCCGGTGCAGGACATCGAGATCCCGGCCGCCGTCGATCCCCGGGTCTTTTTCACCCCGGTGCTGATCGATTCCCGCGCACACGACCGCTACCTCGGCCAGAACGAGACGATGGACCAAGTCGGCGGCCATATCCCGGGAGCGGTCAACTTCTTCTGGAAAGATCTATTGAAGGAAGACGGCACGTACAAGGACGCCGAGGAGCTGGGGCGGCACTTCGAAGGCATCGACCGGGACGCCGAGATCGTCGTGTACTGCGGCTCCGGCGTAAGCGCCTGCCCGAACGTGCTGGCGCTGGAACAGGCCGGCTTCAAGAGCGTGCGGCTGTATGCCGGGAGCTGGAGCGACTGGATCTCGTACGGCGACAATCCGATCGCGACGGGGGAAGAGGTTTAA
- a CDS encoding hemolysin family protein, with amino-acid sequence MDLMTIVNLLILAVLLALTAFFVASEFAVVKVRISRLDQLITAGNKKAVKAKKVAQDLDYYLSACQLGITVTALGLGAIGKPAVELLLYPVFDWLNVSASASSVASYAIAFFLVTFLHVVVGEMAPKTLAIQFAEKMTLLLAPSLYVFGRVMYPFIWSLNGTSRLLLRAFGVKPSGHEEIYSEDELKIIMTQSYQGGEINETKLSYMENVFSFDERVARDIMVPRTQLVTIDKDMEYAELIAVLDENNYTRYPVTEDGSKDRIIGVVNAKKMLPHIIAGRARRLEEFIRRIPNVSEATSIQETMLKMQQERMHIALVVDEYGGTAGVVTMEDVMEELVGEIRDEFDADEISEIRQSGEREYVISGRVLLDELEKRFGVTFDERSDTDTIGGWIQHRKGTSAAEGEKLIDNDHVWTITEKDDLQIKRVRLNYTEQ; translated from the coding sequence TTGGACCTAATGACAATCGTCAATTTATTGATTCTGGCCGTCCTGCTCGCGCTCACCGCATTCTTCGTCGCTTCGGAGTTCGCGGTCGTCAAGGTACGGATCTCGAGGCTCGACCAACTGATCACCGCGGGCAACAAAAAAGCCGTCAAGGCTAAAAAAGTGGCCCAGGACCTCGACTACTACCTGTCCGCGTGCCAGCTCGGCATCACCGTTACGGCGCTCGGCCTCGGCGCGATCGGCAAACCGGCCGTCGAGCTGCTGCTGTACCCGGTCTTCGACTGGCTCAACGTCTCGGCTTCCGCTTCGTCGGTCGCTTCGTACGCTATCGCCTTTTTCCTCGTGACGTTCCTGCACGTGGTCGTGGGCGAGATGGCGCCGAAGACGCTGGCGATCCAGTTTGCCGAGAAGATGACGCTGCTGCTGGCCCCGTCGCTGTACGTATTCGGCCGGGTCATGTATCCGTTCATCTGGTCGCTTAACGGAACGTCCCGCCTGCTGCTGCGCGCTTTCGGCGTCAAGCCGTCCGGCCACGAGGAGATTTACTCCGAGGACGAACTGAAGATCATCATGACGCAGAGCTATCAGGGCGGCGAGATCAATGAAACGAAGCTGTCCTACATGGAAAACGTCTTTTCGTTCGACGAGCGCGTGGCGCGCGACATCATGGTGCCGCGGACGCAGCTCGTGACGATCGACAAGGATATGGAATACGCGGAATTGATTGCGGTGCTCGACGAGAACAACTACACCCGGTACCCGGTGACCGAAGACGGCAGCAAAGACCGGATCATCGGCGTCGTCAACGCCAAAAAGATGCTTCCGCACATTATCGCCGGACGCGCGCGCAGGCTCGAAGAGTTTATCCGCCGCATCCCGAACGTATCGGAAGCGACGTCGATCCAGGAAACGATGCTCAAGATGCAGCAGGAACGTATGCATATCGCGCTCGTCGTCGACGAATACGGCGGCACCGCGGGCGTCGTCACGATGGAAGACGTCATGGAAGAACTGGTCGGCGAGATCCGGGACGAGTTCGACGCGGACGAGATCTCCGAGATCCGCCAGTCCGGCGAACGCGAATACGTGATCAGCGGACGGGTGCTGCTCGACGAGCTGGAGAAGCGCTTCGGCGTAACGTTCGACGAACGCAGCGACACCGACACGATCGGCGGCTGGATCCAGCACCGCAAAGGCACGTCGGCCGCCGAAGGCGAGAAGCTGATCGATAACGACCATGTGTGGACCATCACGGAAAAAGACGACCTGCAAATCAAACGGGTACGGCTGAACTATACCGAGCAGTAA
- a CDS encoding viroplasmin family protein, with translation MSKFYAVKMGRKTGVFSTWEECKKQVDGFPNAVYKSFTSYEDAKLFVFDKKLGNQKTFDFKAEITAYIDGSYNDDQKYYSFASIIFDGDKKLKFAGADNDLAIVEQRNVAGEVKAAIQVIEYAVRRNAKSIEIFYDYAGIEKWAKNEWKAKNSFTKSYVEFIQKVSSQIEIVFLKVKSHSGNTYNDEVDLLAKAALKPPYNKIEEVYNLSNNQNTSENYSSSSLTFDYEKGFEELKGNKKNLNLGLMIENKIFSSEHILKVFKSKWKKQKRKLNEYTEIKAVFDIENQVIIIRVLNTQGKYELVKLDKGDMVSNG, from the coding sequence GTGAGTAAGTTTTATGCTGTAAAGATGGGACGAAAAACTGGAGTATTTAGTACGTGGGAAGAGTGTAAAAAACAAGTAGATGGTTTTCCTAATGCTGTATACAAATCATTTACAAGTTACGAAGATGCAAAATTGTTTGTGTTCGATAAAAAGCTTGGAAATCAAAAAACATTCGATTTTAAAGCAGAAATAACAGCATATATAGATGGTAGCTACAACGATGACCAGAAATATTATAGTTTTGCCAGTATAATTTTTGATGGTGATAAGAAGTTGAAATTTGCAGGTGCAGATAATGACTTAGCAATTGTAGAACAAAGAAATGTTGCAGGTGAAGTTAAAGCTGCGATTCAAGTAATCGAATATGCTGTTCGAAGAAATGCTAAGTCGATTGAAATATTCTATGATTATGCAGGTATAGAAAAGTGGGCAAAAAACGAATGGAAGGCTAAGAACTCTTTTACAAAGAGTTATGTGGAGTTCATTCAAAAGGTAAGCTCACAAATCGAAATAGTATTTCTAAAAGTAAAATCGCATTCAGGAAATACATATAACGATGAAGTTGATTTGCTAGCTAAGGCAGCATTAAAGCCTCCTTATAATAAAATAGAAGAAGTTTACAATTTAAGTAATAATCAAAATACTAGTGAAAATTATTCATCATCGAGTCTTACTTTTGACTATGAAAAGGGATTCGAAGAATTGAAGGGGAATAAAAAAAACCTCAATTTAGGATTAATGATTGAAAATAAAATTTTTTCCTCTGAGCATATACTTAAAGTGTTTAAATCAAAATGGAAAAAGCAGAAAAGAAAGCTTAATGAATATACTGAAATTAAAGCTGTGTTCGACATTGAAAATCAGGTAATTATAATTAGGGTTTTAAATACTCAAGGAAAATATGAACTGGTTAAACTCGATAAAGGAGACATGGTATCTAATGGCTAA
- a CDS encoding RNase LS family HEPN domain-containing protein codes for MAKNKGYFLNKIGLESVVNNFCNIEKSECLNPANQQTRYFLEKEDKKFSIDVFFRKDNTITITPLPNQEFIGIATELHGLIRDSVEYKNVVSGTFSTKLLPNQFTDLKQFIEGLSGVTVLSEEDKGLNGKIIKYKTDFGDSVTLTYYNSTHKLFFQGLMMNLYIIIKTYLAPFNGNAIPTKISGSTGASIEELADQYIKHNLPNGFKYLDPIMANFITDSFTLVAAGTNLRDYAAWVMPTMRVLEHSIKRICLNSSIYLEDKGGFRYFNGNGSKTSPVFQDHNGSQVVNTDLQSRLDSDRVDILVRCYLYLKSNRHELFHTTQIVQGTRLVSTPEEAQNIIIGACDLIEESLKFDLNP; via the coding sequence ATGGCTAAAAATAAGGGGTACTTTTTAAATAAGATTGGACTAGAAAGTGTGGTAAATAATTTTTGTAACATCGAAAAATCAGAATGTTTAAATCCAGCTAATCAACAGACGAGGTACTTCTTAGAAAAAGAAGATAAAAAATTTTCGATAGATGTATTTTTCAGAAAGGATAATACCATCACAATAACCCCTCTTCCTAATCAAGAGTTTATAGGAATTGCCACAGAATTACATGGTTTAATAAGAGACAGTGTAGAATATAAAAATGTAGTAAGTGGAACTTTCTCCACAAAATTGTTACCTAATCAATTTACAGACTTAAAGCAATTTATAGAAGGGTTGTCAGGTGTAACTGTCCTCAGTGAAGAGGATAAGGGGTTAAATGGAAAAATTATAAAATATAAGACTGATTTCGGTGATTCAGTTACTTTGACTTATTACAATTCTACCCATAAACTCTTCTTTCAAGGTCTAATGATGAATTTATACATTATTATAAAAACTTATTTAGCGCCATTCAACGGAAATGCGATACCGACCAAAATATCAGGAAGTACTGGTGCTTCTATTGAAGAATTGGCAGACCAGTACATAAAGCATAATCTACCCAATGGCTTCAAATATTTAGATCCAATAATGGCTAATTTTATAACCGATAGTTTTACTTTGGTAGCAGCGGGTACTAACTTGAGAGACTATGCTGCTTGGGTTATGCCAACAATGAGGGTTCTTGAGCATTCTATAAAGCGCATATGCTTGAACAGCAGTATTTATCTTGAAGACAAAGGTGGTTTTAGATACTTCAATGGTAATGGGTCGAAAACTTCTCCTGTTTTTCAAGATCATAATGGAAGTCAAGTCGTAAACACTGACTTGCAAAGTAGATTAGACTCTGATAGAGTTGATATTTTAGTTAGGTGTTATTTATACTTGAAGTCGAATCGTCATGAGTTGTTTCATACAACTCAGATAGTGCAAGGTACAAGATTAGTTTCTACTCCTGAAGAAGCGCAAAATATTATTATAGGAGCATGTGATCTAATTGAAGAATCTTTGAAATTTGATCTTAATCCTTAA